A portion of the Cryptomeria japonica chromosome 5, Sugi_1.0, whole genome shotgun sequence genome contains these proteins:
- the LOC131034841 gene encoding uncharacterized protein LOC131034841 — MVGLQLSSAWAAPGFPLCLSGMTISSLGSSCHPQSRLQQVSLVESEIASIDSVFFNIRLCENEDQSTASAGSLGQETIIKRPRLALTLEMVEHEHRREAIRKQRSNDRIESNNLAEDTSFTDQNSISLQDVIKTVTEDPDLELDNSHTCAKAA, encoded by the exons ATGGTGGGGCTTCAATTATCGTCTGCTTGGGCTGCTCCAGGGTTTCCTCTCTGTCTTTCTGGAATGACGATTTCTTCTCTG GGTTCTAGTTGCCATCCGCAGTCAAGATTGCAGCAGGTTTCTCTTGTAGAATCAGAAATTGCATCTATTGATTCTGTCTTTTTTAATATAAG GTTATGTGAGAATGAGGATCAAAGCACAGCAAGTGCAGGATCTCTAGGGCAGGAAACCATCATAAAAAGGCCTCGACTTGCTCTCACATTAGA AATGGTGGAACATGAACATAGAAGAGAGGCTATAAGAAAGCAAAGATCAAATGATAGAATTGAGTCAAATAATTTGGCAGAAGATACATCTTTTACCGATCAAAACAGCATTTCGCTGCAAGATGTTATTAAAACAGTAACAGAGGATCCTGATTTAGAGCTTGACAACAGTCACACTTGTGCCAAGGCTGCTTGA